One Xylanibacillus composti genomic region harbors:
- a CDS encoding aspartate carbamoyltransferase catalytic subunit, whose translation MTMMKTASDRHLLGLRNLSAAEISAILDRAAYWEEHPVKVSNLCRDRFVANMFFENSTRTRFSFEVAEKRLGAEVLNFSAAVSSVQKGESIYDTVKTLESMGIDAGIIRLKPSGVLPELAAKIKVPLINAGDGNNEHPTQALLDLYTMRKHFGHLQGLTVSIIGDIKHSRVARSNLWALRTLGASVKFCAPDNMQAPELAEYAPYVSIDEALRADVVMMLRVQLERHESGMITSAEAYREHYGLTEERAGRLQPHALIMHPAPVNRGVEIDDSVVEHPQSRIFEQIANGVPIRMAVIERALT comes from the coding sequence ATGACCATGATGAAAACAGCGTCCGATCGCCACCTGCTGGGGCTGAGAAACTTAAGCGCTGCAGAGATAAGCGCGATTCTGGACAGGGCCGCTTACTGGGAAGAACATCCGGTGAAGGTATCGAACCTGTGCCGGGACCGATTTGTGGCCAATATGTTCTTTGAGAACAGCACGAGAACCCGTTTTTCCTTCGAAGTGGCCGAAAAGCGCCTGGGGGCGGAAGTGCTGAACTTCTCGGCCGCCGTATCCAGCGTGCAAAAGGGAGAATCGATCTACGATACCGTCAAGACGCTCGAATCGATGGGCATCGATGCAGGCATCATCCGGCTCAAGCCGTCGGGGGTCCTGCCGGAACTGGCCGCCAAGATCAAGGTGCCGCTTATTAATGCGGGTGATGGCAACAACGAGCATCCGACGCAGGCGCTGCTGGATCTCTATACGATGCGCAAGCACTTCGGCCATCTGCAGGGATTGACCGTTTCGATTATCGGCGATATCAAGCACAGCAGAGTCGCCCGCTCCAACTTATGGGCGCTGCGGACGCTCGGTGCAAGCGTGAAGTTTTGCGCGCCGGACAATATGCAGGCGCCGGAACTGGCCGAATACGCTCCGTATGTCAGCATAGACGAAGCGCTCAGAGCGGACGTCGTGATGATGCTGCGGGTACAGCTGGAGCGGCACGAGTCCGGCATGATTACCTCGGCGGAAGCGTACCGCGAGCACTATGGTCTGACAGAGGAGCGCGCCGGGCGACTTCAGCCGCATGCGCTTATCATGCATCCCGCGCCAGTGAATCGGGGAGTAGAAATTGACGATTCCGTTGTAGAGCATCCGCAATCGCGGATCTTCGAACAGATCGCGAACGGGGTTCCCATTCGGATGGCTGTTATCGAAAGAGCCTTAACTTGA
- the pyrR gene encoding bifunctional pyr operon transcriptional regulator/uracil phosphoribosyltransferase PyrR, with amino-acid sequence MNEQVTIMDETAIRRALTRIAHEILEKNKGVDGCVLVGIRTRGIYLARRIAKRIQEIEGMDIAVGELDITPFRDDVAASRREMPQLEQLQVHDKKVIVFDDVLYTGRTVRAAMDALMGSGRPRMIQLAVLVDRGHRELPIRPDFIGKNVPTSSEEQIEVHLTEVDQQDQVLIIKSRGEGA; translated from the coding sequence ATGAACGAGCAAGTGACGATCATGGACGAGACGGCAATTCGCAGAGCGCTCACCCGAATAGCCCACGAGATCCTGGAGAAGAACAAGGGGGTAGACGGCTGCGTTCTGGTCGGGATTCGCACGCGCGGCATCTACTTGGCAAGAAGAATCGCCAAGCGGATTCAGGAGATCGAAGGCATGGACATTGCGGTAGGCGAGCTGGATATCACTCCCTTCCGAGATGATGTGGCAGCAAGCCGCCGCGAGATGCCGCAGCTGGAGCAGCTGCAGGTTCATGACAAGAAAGTGATTGTTTTCGATGATGTGCTGTACACGGGGCGGACTGTCAGAGCCGCTATGGATGCGCTGATGGGATCGGGACGGCCGCGCATGATCCAGCTGGCTGTATTGGTCGACCGGGGACACAGAGAGCTTCCGATTCGCCCGGATTTCATCGGCAAGAACGTTCCTACCTCCAGCGAAGAGCAAATTGAGGTGCACTTGACGGAAGTCGATCAACAAGATCAGGTACTGATAATCAAAAGCAGGGGGGAAGGAGCATGA
- a CDS encoding aminotransferase A: protein MKAKLEQHIRQEVREIEISGIRKMANRVAQYDQVLSLTLGQPDFPTPAHILEAAKQAMDAGHTVYTPNAGMPALRQAAASFLQDKYGLAYDPDSECIVTTGASEALDIALRTILTPGSEVVLPAPVYPGYEPIIRMCGAVPVHADITGSGFKLTAEVLEPLLTERTRCVILASPSNPTGCLLTEEELKELAGLLDNRDIFVLSDEIYSELVFDGTHASIAAIPSMRERTIVINGLSKSHSMTGWRIGFTFAPAYLTKHMVKVHQYNVTCASSISQHAALAAVTTGRNDAAPMREAYRERRDYVYERLIQMGIDTIKPQGAFYIFPSIAKFGLDAESFAYRLLDEQHVAVVPGNAFNPFGDGFIRISYASGLETLETALDRLAAFIQKL from the coding sequence ATGAAAGCCAAACTGGAACAACACATACGTCAGGAAGTACGCGAAATCGAAATATCCGGTATCCGCAAAATGGCCAATCGCGTTGCCCAATACGATCAGGTGCTGTCATTGACGCTCGGCCAGCCTGACTTCCCGACGCCGGCCCATATCTTGGAGGCAGCCAAGCAGGCGATGGATGCCGGACATACTGTCTATACGCCGAATGCCGGCATGCCGGCATTGCGTCAGGCGGCTGCTTCGTTCCTTCAAGACAAGTACGGCCTTGCCTACGATCCCGACAGCGAGTGTATCGTCACAACAGGGGCCAGCGAGGCGCTTGACATCGCGCTGCGCACCATTCTGACGCCCGGCTCCGAAGTGGTGCTGCCAGCGCCGGTATACCCCGGATACGAGCCGATTATCCGAATGTGCGGCGCCGTGCCGGTCCATGCCGATATAACCGGCAGCGGCTTCAAGCTGACAGCAGAGGTGCTGGAGCCGCTGCTCACAGAACGGACACGCTGCGTGATCTTGGCTTCTCCGTCCAACCCTACCGGCTGTTTGCTAACCGAAGAGGAGTTGAAGGAGCTTGCCGGGCTATTGGACAATCGCGACATATTCGTGCTTTCAGACGAGATTTACAGCGAGCTGGTGTTCGACGGAACCCATGCGTCCATTGCGGCAATCCCTTCCATGCGCGAGCGGACAATCGTAATCAATGGCCTGTCCAAATCGCACTCCATGACAGGATGGCGTATCGGATTCACATTCGCGCCGGCCTATCTGACGAAGCATATGGTCAAGGTGCATCAATACAATGTCACCTGCGCCAGCTCAATTAGCCAGCATGCCGCGCTGGCGGCCGTAACGACCGGGCGCAATGATGCCGCTCCGATGCGGGAAGCATACCGGGAGCGAAGGGATTATGTGTATGAACGGTTAATCCAGATGGGTATCGATACGATCAAGCCGCAAGGAGCGTTCTACATCTTCCCGTCCATCGCGAAGTTCGGCCTGGATGCCGAGTCCTTCGCGTACAGACTGTTGGATGAACAGCATGTGGCGGTCGTCCCGGGTAACGCATTTAACCCGTTCGGCGACGGTTTCATACGCATCTCCTATGCGAGCGGACTGGAGACGCTTGAAACGGCACTCGATCGCCTTGCAGCTTTTATTCAGAAACTATAA
- a CDS encoding N-acetyldiaminopimelate deacetylase, producing MGSAYIDIRRKLHQIPEPGFEEFKTQAFVLDFLGKLPQEHLEVQTWRTGVLARIRGTRSGDRQILAYRADIDGLPIEEETSYSFRSQHPGFMHACGHDIHTTVALGVAEHFANHPLEDDVLVVFQPAEEGPGGAAPMMASEQFAAWRPDFIMALHIAPEYPVGTVATRPGILFANTSELFIDVIGTGGHAAFPHQANDAMVAAASLIMQLQSIVSRNVNPLDSAVVTLGKITGGVRQNVIAERVRLEGTIRTLSEQAMDEVKARVEAMLRGLEAGYGVRTELDYGSNYHQVYNSREETVQFMNWVRESGSAELIACREAMTGEDFGYFLKEIPGFMFWLGVDTPYGLHHSKIEPSEDAIDVAISLVTRYLSAKSASGGKAES from the coding sequence ATGGGAAGCGCCTATATTGACATACGCAGAAAGCTGCATCAAATTCCGGAGCCTGGCTTTGAAGAATTCAAGACACAAGCGTTCGTGCTGGATTTTCTCGGCAAATTGCCCCAAGAGCATCTCGAGGTGCAAACATGGCGAACGGGCGTGCTGGCACGAATTCGCGGAACCCGAAGCGGCGACAGGCAAATCCTGGCCTACCGCGCCGATATAGACGGACTGCCGATCGAAGAAGAGACCTCGTATTCCTTCCGCTCGCAGCATCCCGGATTTATGCATGCATGCGGCCATGACATCCACACGACGGTCGCGCTCGGTGTGGCGGAGCACTTCGCGAATCACCCGCTGGAGGACGATGTGCTCGTCGTGTTTCAGCCGGCGGAGGAAGGCCCAGGAGGGGCCGCGCCTATGATGGCGAGCGAACAATTCGCCGCGTGGCGCCCCGATTTCATTATGGCGCTGCATATTGCTCCGGAATATCCGGTCGGCACAGTGGCGACTCGTCCGGGCATCTTGTTCGCCAACACGTCAGAGCTTTTTATAGACGTCATCGGCACAGGTGGCCATGCGGCATTCCCGCATCAGGCGAACGATGCGATGGTGGCGGCGGCCAGCTTGATTATGCAGCTCCAATCCATCGTGTCGCGCAATGTGAACCCGCTGGATTCGGCTGTCGTGACGCTGGGCAAGATTACGGGGGGCGTCCGGCAAAATGTCATCGCCGAGCGAGTGCGTCTGGAGGGTACCATTCGCACGCTTTCCGAACAGGCGATGGATGAAGTGAAGGCGCGGGTCGAAGCCATGCTGCGCGGGCTCGAAGCCGGTTATGGCGTTCGCACGGAGCTGGACTATGGCTCCAATTATCATCAAGTCTACAATTCCCGCGAGGAGACGGTCCAATTCATGAATTGGGTGCGGGAGAGCGGATCGGCTGAATTGATTGCATGCAGGGAAGCAATGACGGGCGAAGACTTTGGCTACTTTCTGAAGGAAATCCCCGGCTTCATGTTCTGGCTGGGTGTCGATACGCCATATGGTCTGCATCACAGCAAGATAGAGCCGAGCGAGGATGCGATTGACGTGGCGATTTCACTCGTAACCCGGTATTTGTCCGCCAAGTCCGCCAGCGGGGGAAAGGCAGAGTCATAA
- the dapD gene encoding 2,3,4,5-tetrahydropyridine-2,6-dicarboxylate N-acetyltransferase, with amino-acid sequence MDHTMDQTMEVINLIKNSKKTTPVKVYYTGTVPQSDKVKVFDFGGGGVLMGDWAEVQALLEAAGSSVQQVEIESDRRNSAIPLLDMKGINARIEPGAIIRDKVEIGDNAVIMMGAVINIGCNIGEGTMIDMNATLGGRVQVGKMCHIGAGAVLAGVIEPPSAQPVTVEDDVVIGANAVVLEGVRIGKGSVVAAGAVVIEDVPENSVVAGIPAKVIKTVDDKTKSKTMLIEGLRNLK; translated from the coding sequence ATGGATCACACAATGGACCAAACGATGGAAGTCATTAATTTAATCAAGAACAGCAAAAAAACAACACCGGTCAAGGTATACTACACAGGGACCGTACCGCAATCGGATAAAGTCAAGGTATTCGACTTCGGCGGCGGCGGCGTGCTGATGGGCGATTGGGCTGAAGTACAGGCGCTGCTGGAAGCCGCAGGCTCCTCCGTACAACAGGTGGAAATTGAATCGGACCGCCGCAACTCGGCTATCCCGTTGCTTGACATGAAGGGCATTAACGCGCGTATCGAGCCGGGTGCCATCATTCGCGACAAGGTGGAAATCGGTGACAATGCGGTCATCATGATGGGGGCGGTCATCAATATCGGCTGCAATATCGGCGAAGGCACCATGATCGATATGAACGCCACGCTAGGCGGCCGAGTGCAGGTCGGCAAGATGTGTCACATCGGCGCCGGCGCTGTGTTGGCGGGTGTCATTGAACCGCCTTCCGCGCAGCCTGTCACGGTTGAAGATGATGTTGTCATTGGCGCCAACGCCGTAGTGCTGGAAGGCGTGCGCATTGGCAAGGGCTCTGTTGTTGCAGCCGGCGCTGTGGTGATCGAGGATGTGCCTGAGAATTCGGTTGTTGCAGGCATACCGGCGAAGGTGATTAAGACCGTTGATGACAAGACAAAGTCCAAGACGATGCTCATCGAAGGCCTGCGCAACTTGAAGTAA
- a CDS encoding RluA family pseudouridine synthase has protein sequence MDEQELESYAWDAAEEEAGERIDKIIASRLDDRTSRSQVQQWIKEGAVTVHGQPVKSNYKLAPGDVIEVVVPEPEGIEAEPENIPLQIAYEDSDVIVVNKPRGMVVHPSYGHPRGTLVNALLHHCKDLSGIGGVMRPGIVHRIDKDTSGLIMVAKNDQAHASLSAQLKEHSVVRKYYAIVHGVLPHKEGTIDAPIGRSSEDRKLYRVTEKNAKHAVTHFVVAEQFAEYALLELQLETGRTHQIRVHMKFIGHPLVGDPVYGRSKGLKMDGQALHAAVLGFKHPVSGEYLEFQADMPGDMEQLLHILRTG, from the coding sequence ATGGATGAGCAAGAACTGGAAAGCTATGCCTGGGATGCAGCAGAGGAAGAAGCGGGCGAGCGCATCGACAAGATCATCGCTTCGAGACTCGATGATCGCACTTCGCGTTCACAGGTACAGCAATGGATTAAAGAAGGGGCCGTTACCGTTCATGGTCAGCCGGTCAAGAGCAACTACAAGCTTGCGCCGGGTGACGTGATTGAGGTCGTCGTGCCGGAGCCTGAGGGAATAGAAGCGGAGCCGGAGAACATTCCGCTGCAAATCGCCTATGAAGACAGCGATGTGATCGTTGTGAACAAGCCGCGCGGCATGGTGGTTCATCCGTCGTACGGACATCCTCGCGGCACACTGGTCAATGCCTTGCTTCATCATTGCAAGGATTTGTCCGGCATTGGAGGCGTAATGCGGCCCGGCATCGTTCACCGGATTGACAAGGACACCTCCGGCTTGATTATGGTGGCCAAGAATGATCAGGCGCATGCCTCGCTGTCCGCTCAATTGAAGGAGCACTCGGTCGTCCGCAAATATTATGCGATCGTGCACGGCGTATTGCCGCACAAGGAAGGGACCATAGACGCGCCGATCGGCCGATCCAGTGAAGACCGCAAGCTGTATCGGGTAACGGAAAAAAACGCGAAGCATGCCGTGACACATTTCGTCGTTGCCGAGCAGTTCGCCGAATACGCGCTGCTGGAGCTTCAGCTGGAGACAGGGAGAACCCATCAGATTCGCGTACATATGAAGTTTATCGGTCATCCGCTTGTCGGCGATCCGGTATACGGGCGCAGCAAAGGGCTGAAAATGGACGGTCAGGCGCTGCATGCAGCCGTCCTGGGCTTCAAGCATCCTGTCAGCGGAGAGTATTTGGAATTTCAGGCGGACATGCCTGGGGACATGGAGCAATTGCTTCACATATTGAGAACCGGGTGA
- the lspA gene encoding signal peptidase II — protein MKKWVWIIAAFIFAIDQLTKWIIKETMVIGERISVIGDFFSLTSHRNRGAAFGILQDQRWFFLIATVIIVAGVIWYMLKSVSQGKRLLPIALSLVLGGALGNFIDRLLAGEVVDFFQFRFMFDLLGKAVDYTYPIFNVADAAIVVGVALIFVDAILEWRNEGKELKHDG, from the coding sequence GTGAAAAAATGGGTATGGATAATCGCAGCGTTCATATTTGCCATAGATCAGCTGACGAAATGGATCATCAAGGAGACGATGGTGATTGGGGAGCGGATTTCGGTCATTGGCGATTTCTTTTCTCTAACTTCTCACCGCAACAGAGGCGCTGCGTTCGGCATATTACAGGATCAGCGATGGTTTTTTCTGATCGCGACGGTCATCATTGTAGCTGGCGTGATCTGGTATATGCTGAAGAGCGTTTCGCAAGGAAAGCGGCTTCTGCCGATTGCCTTGTCGCTTGTATTGGGCGGCGCGCTGGGCAACTTTATTGATCGGCTGCTGGCAGGGGAAGTCGTTGACTTTTTCCAATTCCGATTTATGTTTGATCTGCTTGGGAAAGCTGTGGATTATACGTATCCGATATTCAACGTCGCGGATGCAGCGATTGTGGTGGGCGTTGCCCTTATTTTCGTTGACGCGATATTGGAATGGCGCAATGAAGGAAAGGAACTGAAGCACGATGGATGA
- a CDS encoding TraR/DksA C4-type zinc finger protein encodes MPHLTRQQIEHLRSELNRELREAENLLTSSDHFGMGHAQNISQELSAYDNHPGDMASELYEREKDLALNEHAELHRIAVLESLERMDAGTYGTCVACGKKIPYERLQAVPSTRFCVQHAEDEASLRRPVEETFLQPPFGRTSLDEREDQTQFDGEDAWQIVSEWGTSTSPALAENRNMGDYDEAEFEETDHDGYVEAIESFLATDITGRHITVVRNAEYRSYMENQEGDHDLEADMQADELS; translated from the coding sequence ATGCCCCACTTGACGAGACAACAGATCGAGCATTTGCGCAGCGAGCTGAACAGGGAATTGCGCGAGGCCGAGAATCTGCTGACCAGCAGCGACCATTTCGGGATGGGACATGCTCAGAACATTTCCCAAGAGCTGTCTGCTTACGATAATCATCCCGGCGATATGGCAAGCGAACTGTACGAACGGGAAAAAGATCTTGCCCTGAACGAGCATGCAGAACTGCATCGGATCGCCGTCTTGGAGTCGCTGGAACGCATGGATGCCGGCACATACGGAACTTGCGTTGCATGCGGAAAGAAGATCCCTTATGAACGTTTGCAGGCAGTGCCGTCAACGCGGTTCTGCGTGCAGCACGCCGAAGATGAAGCCTCGCTGCGAAGACCGGTAGAAGAAACTTTCCTGCAGCCGCCGTTCGGCCGTACCAGCCTCGATGAGCGCGAAGACCAAACCCAATTCGACGGCGAGGACGCCTGGCAAATCGTATCGGAATGGGGTACCTCGACAAGCCCCGCCCTGGCGGAAAATCGCAATATGGGCGATTACGATGAAGCCGAATTTGAAGAAACGGACCATGACGGCTATGTGGAAGCGATTGAAAGCTTCCTGGCTACGGATATTACAGGCCGCCATATCACGGTTGTACGCAATGCCGAGTATCGGTCCTATATGGAGAATCAAGAGGGCGACCACGATTTGGAGGCCGATATGCAGGCGGATGAGTTGTCCTAA
- a CDS encoding DUF5665 domain-containing protein, translating into MNHSDSEKPWTATLAAIEARVEKMAIQLEKTEIADYVELMNRPGRLLFRNLLAGIARGVGVAIGFTVFMISLLYFLRALGALNIPIVGDYIADIIEIVQHQLEGRRGYY; encoded by the coding sequence ATGAATCACTCGGATTCCGAAAAGCCTTGGACAGCAACATTAGCCGCCATAGAGGCGCGTGTCGAAAAAATGGCGATTCAATTGGAAAAGACCGAAATTGCCGATTATGTGGAGCTGATGAATCGCCCCGGCAGGCTGCTGTTTCGCAACCTGCTCGCAGGAATCGCCAGAGGCGTTGGCGTAGCCATCGGCTTTACGGTTTTTATGATTTCACTTCTTTATTTTTTGCGCGCGCTGGGTGCGCTGAACATTCCGATCGTCGGCGATTATATTGCAGACATCATTGAAATTGTTCAGCATCAGCTCGAAGGGCGAAGAGGGTATTATTAG
- the ileS gene encoding isoleucine--tRNA ligase, translating to MDYSKTLNLPQTDFPMRGNLPKAEPDMQAWWEEINIYEKVQENQKGKPKFILHDGPPYANGDIHIGHALNKILKDMIIRFKTMQGYDAPYVPGWDTHGLPIEQAIANSGKADRKKMSVAEFREACKQYALDWVARQKEQFKRLSIRGDFDNPYITLEPKYEAQQIRVFGEMVKKGYIYKGLKPVYWSPSSESALAEAEIEYKEKRSPSIYVAFDVRDGKGKLPADAALVIWTTTPWTLPANLGISVHPDYEYVLVKKDGKTYVLAEGLLETAAKEIGWEQPEVVGKVKGAELEGVLCRHPFYDRDSLVMVGEHVTLDAGTGCVHTAPGHGEEDFEIGAKYKLGVLCPVDDQGKFTAEAPGFEGIFYDKANKQITEMLEESGHLLKLGFIDHQYAHDWRTKKPVIYRATEQWFASVEAFRQQMLDEIKKIKWTPHWGEVRLHNMIADRGDWCISRQRAWGVPIPIMYCRSCQEPLVNDETIEHVAKLFEQEGSGAWFIREEHELLPTGTVCASCGHNEFRKETDIMDVWFDSGSSHKAVLETREELQWPADLYLEGSDQYRGWYNSSLITSVAITGQAPYKGILSHGFTLDGEGRKMSKSLGNTIDPNKVCNQLGADILRLWVASTDYQADQRISDNILSQTSEVYRKIRNTLRFLLGNLTGFDPAKDQVDYRDMSELNRYALARLASMIERVIQAYERYEFHMVYQAVHHFCAVEMSAFYLDIQKDCLYASAPNAAERKEVQTVLYEALLAITKLIAPILPHTADEVWRVVPGAEEISVQLASLPEVHSAWRDEQLEARWSSFIDIRDEVLKALEQARKDKTIGNSLGASLCIYPSSKETAELLGSFERLDTLFIVSRVHLHEANEEAPAEAMKLDGLAVHVLTAKGEKCERCWIVTKEVGTNANHPTLCSRCASVVDQL from the coding sequence ATGGACTACAGCAAGACGCTTAACCTGCCGCAAACGGATTTCCCTATGCGCGGAAATTTGCCGAAAGCGGAGCCGGACATGCAGGCATGGTGGGAAGAAATCAACATTTATGAGAAGGTGCAGGAGAATCAGAAAGGCAAGCCCAAGTTTATTTTGCATGATGGACCGCCGTATGCGAATGGCGACATTCATATCGGGCACGCCTTGAACAAAATTTTGAAAGACATGATTATCCGCTTCAAGACGATGCAGGGATACGATGCGCCTTATGTGCCAGGCTGGGATACGCACGGCTTGCCGATTGAACAAGCGATTGCCAACAGCGGCAAGGCAGACCGCAAGAAGATGTCCGTTGCCGAATTTCGCGAAGCCTGCAAGCAGTATGCGCTGGATTGGGTAGCCAGACAGAAGGAGCAATTCAAGAGACTCAGTATTCGGGGGGACTTCGATAACCCTTACATCACACTGGAACCGAAGTATGAGGCGCAGCAAATTCGCGTCTTTGGCGAGATGGTGAAGAAGGGATATATCTACAAGGGCCTAAAGCCAGTGTATTGGTCTCCGTCATCGGAAAGCGCACTGGCAGAAGCGGAAATTGAATATAAGGAGAAGCGCTCTCCTTCGATCTACGTGGCGTTTGACGTGCGGGACGGCAAGGGCAAGCTGCCTGCCGATGCGGCACTGGTAATCTGGACGACAACTCCTTGGACGCTGCCGGCGAACCTGGGCATCTCCGTTCATCCGGATTACGAGTATGTGCTCGTCAAGAAAGACGGCAAGACATATGTGTTGGCTGAAGGCTTGCTGGAAACAGCGGCAAAAGAGATCGGCTGGGAGCAACCGGAAGTGGTTGGCAAGGTGAAAGGGGCCGAGCTGGAGGGCGTTCTTTGCCGTCATCCGTTCTATGACCGCGATTCCTTGGTAATGGTCGGCGAGCATGTGACGCTGGATGCCGGTACTGGCTGCGTGCACACGGCGCCCGGACACGGGGAGGAAGACTTTGAGATCGGTGCAAAGTACAAGCTTGGCGTTCTGTGCCCGGTTGACGATCAGGGCAAGTTCACAGCGGAAGCGCCGGGCTTCGAGGGCATCTTCTATGACAAGGCGAACAAGCAAATTACGGAGATGCTAGAGGAAAGCGGTCATTTGCTGAAGCTCGGCTTTATCGACCACCAATACGCGCATGACTGGCGTACGAAGAAGCCGGTCATCTACCGGGCCACCGAGCAGTGGTTTGCCAGTGTGGAGGCGTTCCGCCAGCAAATGCTCGACGAGATCAAGAAGATCAAGTGGACACCGCATTGGGGCGAAGTGCGTCTCCACAATATGATCGCGGACCGCGGCGATTGGTGCATATCCCGCCAGCGCGCATGGGGTGTGCCGATTCCGATTATGTACTGCAGAAGCTGCCAGGAGCCGCTCGTCAATGACGAGACCATTGAGCATGTGGCGAAGCTGTTCGAGCAGGAGGGTTCGGGAGCCTGGTTCATTCGGGAGGAGCATGAGCTGCTGCCGACTGGCACGGTGTGCGCTTCCTGCGGACACAACGAATTCCGCAAGGAAACGGATATCATGGACGTCTGGTTTGACTCCGGTTCCAGCCACAAGGCGGTGCTGGAAACTCGCGAGGAGCTGCAGTGGCCTGCGGACCTATATCTGGAAGGTTCCGACCAATATCGGGGCTGGTACAACTCTTCCTTGATCACAAGCGTGGCCATTACGGGCCAGGCACCGTACAAAGGCATTCTCAGCCACGGCTTCACTCTGGATGGAGAAGGCCGCAAAATGTCCAAGTCGCTCGGCAATACGATTGATCCGAACAAGGTGTGCAATCAGCTGGGAGCGGATATTTTGCGTCTGTGGGTCGCTTCTACGGATTATCAGGCGGACCAGCGCATCTCGGACAATATCTTGTCCCAGACTTCTGAAGTGTATCGGAAAATCCGCAACACGCTCCGCTTTTTGCTAGGCAATCTGACCGGATTTGATCCGGCGAAGGATCAGGTCGATTACCGGGATATGAGCGAGCTGAACCGCTATGCACTAGCGCGTCTGGCAAGCATGATTGAACGGGTCATCCAGGCATATGAGCGGTACGAGTTTCACATGGTGTACCAGGCGGTTCATCATTTCTGCGCGGTAGAGATGAGCGCGTTCTATCTGGATATTCAGAAGGATTGCCTGTACGCAAGCGCGCCGAATGCTGCGGAACGCAAGGAAGTGCAGACTGTACTCTACGAAGCACTGCTTGCGATCACGAAGCTGATTGCTCCGATTCTGCCTCATACAGCCGATGAAGTGTGGCGGGTCGTTCCCGGTGCGGAGGAAATCAGCGTACAGCTGGCAAGCCTGCCGGAAGTGCATAGCGCATGGCGCGACGAACAGCTGGAAGCCCGTTGGTCGTCGTTCATCGATATACGCGATGAAGTGCTGAAAGCACTGGAGCAGGCGCGCAAGGACAAGACTATCGGGAATTCGCTCGGCGCCTCGCTCTGTATATACCCATCTTCCAAGGAGACGGCAGAACTGCTTGGCTCGTTCGAGCGGCTCGATACGTTGTTCATTGTTTCCCGGGTCCATCTGCACGAAGCGAACGAGGAAGCCCCGGCAGAGGCGATGAAGCTGGACGGTCTGGCTGTCCACGTCTTGACGGCCAAGGGCGAGAAGTGCGAGCGCTGCTGGATCGTAACCAAGGAGGTCGGCACCAACGCCAATCACCCAACCTTGTGCAGCCGCTGCGCGTCTGTCGTGGACCAGCTGTAA
- a CDS encoding DivIVA domain-containing protein, translating into MPLTPLDIHNKEFARGFRGYDEDEVNEFLDQVIKDFEVLIRDNNDLKEKVATLQEKLDHFSTIEDTLSKTIIVAQETADEVKNNAKKEAQLIIKEAEKNADRIINDALAKSRKIAMDMEELKKQASIYRTRFRSLLEAQIEMLKEDGWDTLEKPPLDKPHAVNE; encoded by the coding sequence ATGCCGCTTACGCCATTGGACATTCACAATAAAGAATTCGCGCGCGGATTCCGTGGTTACGATGAAGACGAGGTCAACGAGTTTCTGGATCAGGTAATCAAGGATTTCGAGGTGCTGATTCGCGACAACAACGATCTGAAGGAGAAAGTGGCAACGCTTCAAGAGAAGCTGGACCATTTCTCCACAATTGAAGATACGCTGAGCAAGACGATCATTGTCGCCCAGGAAACGGCAGACGAAGTGAAGAACAACGCGAAGAAAGAAGCGCAGCTGATCATTAAAGAAGCGGAGAAGAACGCAGACCGCATCATTAACGATGCGCTGGCGAAATCTCGAAAAATTGCGATGGACATGGAAGAGCTGAAGAAGCAGGCTTCGATTTACCGGACTCGCTTCCGTTCGCTCCTGGAAGCACAGATCGAGATGCTTAAGGAAGACGGCTGGGACACGCTGGAGAAGCCGCCGCTTGACAAGCCGCATGCAGTGAATGAATAA